A window from Solanum stenotomum isolate F172 chromosome 5, ASM1918654v1, whole genome shotgun sequence encodes these proteins:
- the LOC125865673 gene encoding growth-regulating factor 3-like produces MDFNLKQWSNQHESENQESPTKLPRLHLDFHSVSSDSASAAAAAALPLFVSEPTTSTTTCTKLMSDSTTTVTTKFPRIGSGGGYFSLAQWQELELQSLIFRHFVAGAPVPSELLHLVKKSIIASSPPPPSYYFAHPFQQYPHYQQALMQSGYWGRAAMDPEPGRCRRTDGKKWRCARDVVAGQKYCERHVHRGRSRSRKPVEIPTHANNGSKNNNNNNTVSHHQAFGKMVGHAHAGAGAPQFSLSGHSPSTNAPFHLNQRPIKGPPQEVLQKDVSIGDGKSSSGQILRHFFDDWPRQQQLQEGDNAATSLSISMPGGGGNPSSDFSLKLSTGNDYDSGTQVSNVEQSTWGTSHHQVASMGGPLAEALRSSTTNSSPTSVLHQLARGSTSEASYIST; encoded by the exons ATGGACTTCAATCTGAAGCAATGGAGTAATCAACATGAGTCAGAAAATCAAGAATCACCAACAAAGTTACCAAGACTTCATCTTGACTTCCACTCTGTTTCTTCTGATTCTGcttctgctgctgctgctgctgctctTCCATTGTTTGTATCTGaaccaacaacatcaacaacaacttgTACCAAATTAATGTCAGATTCAACAACCACTGTCACCACCAAATTTCCAA gGATTGGGAGTGGTGGTGGTTACTTCAGCTTGGCTCAGTGGCAAGAACTTGAACTACAGAGTTTGATTTTTAGGCATTTTGTAGCTGGTGCTCCTGTTCCTTCTGAACTACTTCATCTTGTTAAGAAAAGTATTATTGCTTCTTCACCTCCTCCTCCTTCATATTACTTTGCTCATCCATTTCAACAGTATCCTCATTATCAGCAAGCTT TGATGCAGTCAGGGTACTGGGGTAGAGCCGCCATGGATCCAGAACCAGGAAGGTGTAGGAGGACTGATGGCAAGAAATGGAGGTGCGCAAGGGATGTAGTGGCTGGCCAGAAATACTGCGAGCGCCACGTTCATCGTGGCCGCAGCCGTTCAAGAAAGCCTGTGGAAATTCCCACACATGCCAACAATGGcagtaaaaacaacaacaacaataacactGTTTCTCATCATCAAGCCTTCGGAAAAATGGTCGGACATGCTCATGCTGGTGCTGGTGCTCCTCAGTTTTCTCTATCGGGACATTCACCTTCCACTAATGCACCTTTTCATCTCAATCaaag GCCAATTAAGGGTCCACCACAAGAAGTACTCCAAAAAGATGTATCTATTGGTGATGGTAAATCATCTAGTGGCCAAATCCTACGCCATTTCTTTGATGATTGGCCTAGACAACAACAACTTCAAGAAGGTGACAATGCTGCCACCAGCCTGTCCATTTCGATGCCCGGTGGAGGGGGTAACCCCTCGTCCGACTTTTCGTTGAAGCTTTCAACTGGGAATGATTATGATTCGGGGACTCAAGTAAGTAATGTTGAACAGTCTACATGGGGGACGAGTCACCACCAAGTGGCCTCGATGGGTGGGCCACTTGCTGAGGCCTTAAGGTCATCGACAACTAACTCATCCCCGACTAGTGTGTTGCATCAATTGGCACGAGGTAGCACGTCCGAGGCAAGCTATATTAGCACTTGA
- the LOC125865669 gene encoding serine/threonine-protein kinase KIPK1-like has product MGSFRGNCEIVESKDEAELFQHSRRFNQVLEPDRKQQKPPLARKGAGKYLGDDINQLFESINVRTSKSLDLTDHVRRDASKRPMRSGGSNSPVTGFSDPVSLKQAFRGLCISQAAEMAAMRRLSKPPGSPSGSEPGRITCSSRFAGPSESGFLRSERLLQDESISGGLHKLSHNPHERYVKSANHSPHSSPRFAIKPFNMSQNGRVVPSESMSSSVPQHIQESRLKSPGQSALSSPRYASKPSIKSTESISRQSERIMSAENVPGYHKKDFLQPPEANMRSTSQSALSSPRIGDKPVTKQAESVVAQNKRTGGAESISGFFNMIPDYQEHMKSPHQGAISSPRLVAAQALQFTTSSLQETKNAQASNHHEIKPLGTALTKEKTQTAVPSSSSCESSNVVLVSGPKRSPDNQKRNVVTSFRVANKASLKLRRKGRSQTVPSSNVVKGNKESKSRKSTSRSIKPPVKNKYLLKKKLKEEVALAAGTFNLCYEINGPTESPSQLICQRCQCTLEGAGKESSEEPAKETSGCMTIGASENSTSCAANGYNNSGPPVLKFNKTSKSREQGEFSQSSKSSIGDYSTSTTISEESNLSGSFSGNRPHMSKDGRWEAINQVRKHYGFLGLSHFNLLKKLGCGDIGTVYLAELLETNCLFAIKVMDNEYLARRKKLPRAQTEREILRILDHPFLPTLYAQFTSDNLSCLVMEFCSGGDLHVLRQKQPGRYFSEPAARFYVAEVLLALEYLHMLGVVYRDLKPENILVREDGHIMLTDFDLSLRCSVNPTLLQSSSLGVEAPRISGPCAGSNCIDPFCAGPSCQVSCFSPRVLPGTARARKLKAEAAASLNRSLPQLVVEPTEARSNSFVGTHEYLAPEIIKGEGHGSAVDWWTLGVFLYELLYGKTPFKGAGNEETLANVVLQNLRFPDSQIVSFQARDLIRGLLVKEPENRLGTETGAAEIKRHPFFDGLNWALIRCAVPPQVPGVTKVALEEKSKQFLECGSTGEHLEFELF; this is encoded by the exons ATGGGTTCGTTTCGTGGTAATTGTGAAATTGTTGAGTCGAAGGATGAGGCTGAATTGTTCCAGCATTCGAGAAGGTTTAATCAAGTACTCGAACCGGACAGGAAGCAGCAGAAGCCTCCTTTGGCTAGAAAAGGAGCCGGTAAATACTTAGGAGATGACATCAATCAGCTTTTCGAATCAATCAATGTAAGAACATCAAAGAGTCTGGATTTGACAGATCATGTAAGAAGAGATGCCTCAAAAAGGCCAATGAGGAGTGGTGGATCTAACTCTCCGGTAACAGGGTTTTCTGATCCAGTTTCTCTAAAGCAGGCATTTCGGGGTCTATGCATATCTCAGGCAGCTGAAATGGCTGCAATGAGGCGATTATCAAAGCCACCTGGCTCTCCTAGTGGTTCAGAACCTGGAAGAATTACATGTTCCTCCCGATTTGCAGGTCCTAGTGAATCTGGTTTTCTTCGATCAGAAAGATTATTACAAGATGAAAGCATTTCAGGAGGTCTCCACAAGCTGTCTCACAACCCTCATGAACGGTATGTTAAGTCAGCAAACCATAGTCCCCATTCTTCTCCACGATTTGCCATTAAGCCATTCAACATGAGTCAAAATGGGAGAGTAGTGCCATCAGAGAGCATGTCCAGCTCTGTGCCTCAGCACATCCAAGAATCCAGGTTAAAGTCACCAGGTCAAAGTGCGCTTTCTTCTCCACGATATGCTAGTAAACCGAGTATTAAGAGTACAGAGTCCATATCCAGGCAATCTGAGAGAATAATGTCAGCAGAAAATGTACCAGGCTACCATAAAAAAGATTTTCTACAGCCTCCAGAAGCCAACATGAGATCAACCAGCCAAAGTGCTCTCTCTTCACCTCGTATTGGTGATAAACCAGTAACTAAGCAAGCAGAATCAGTTGTAGCGCAAAATAAGAGGACAGGGGGCGCTGAAAGCATTTCTGGTTTTTTCAACATGATACCTGATTACCAAGAGCACATGAAGTCTCCACACCAGGGTGCCATTTCGTCTCCTAGGTTGGTAGCTGCACAAGCTCTACAGTTTACAACTTCAAGCCTCCAGGAAACTAAGAATGCACAAGCATCAAACCATCATGAGATCAAACCACTGGGAACTGCATTAACTAAGGAAAAAACCCAAACTGCAGTTCCTTCCTCATCTTCATGTGAGTCTAGTAATGTCGTATTGGTGTCTGGACCAAAAAGATCGCCAGATAATCAGAAGAGAAATGTGGTTACATCATTTAGAGTAGCAAATAAAGCATCTCTAAAGCTGAGACGGAAAGGCAGATCGCAGACAGTGCCTTCGTCGAATGTAGTAAAAGGCAACAAGGAGTCCAAATCGAGAAAAAGCACCAGTCGTTCCATTAAGCCTCCAGTCAAAAACAAATATCTTCTcaagaagaaattgaaagagGAGGTAGCACTAGCAGCTGGCACTTTTAATCTATGCTACGAAATAAATGGTCCAACAGAATCTCCTAGTCAACTTATCTGCCAGAGATGTCAGTGCACTCTCGAGGGTGCGGGGAAGGAATCTAGTGAGGAACCTGCAAAGGAAACCTCTGGATGTATGACCATTGGAGCTAGTGAAAATAGCACTAGCTGTGCTGCTAATGGTTATAACAATAGTGGTCCCCCTGTCTTGAAATTCAACAAGACATCAAAATCTAGGGAGCAAGGCGAATTTTCTCAGAGCTCAAAGAGTAGTATTGGTGATTATAGTACTAGCACAACCATCAGTGAAGAGAGCAACCTAAGCGGCTCTTTTTCGGGGAATAGACCACACATGTCCAAAGATGGCAGGTGGGAGGCTATCAATCAGGTGAGAAAACACTATGGATTCTTAGGATTAAGTCACTTCAATTTATTGAAGAAGCTTGGTTGCGGAGACATTGGCACGGTGTATCTTGCTGAGCTGCTAGAAACCAACTGTTTGTTTGCAATAAAAGTTATGGATAACGAATATCTGGCAAGAAGGAAAAAGTTGCCGAGGGCCCAAACTGAAAGAGAGATTCTGCGGATCCTGGATCATCCTTTTCTGCCAACACTCTATGCACAGTTCACTTCAGATAATTTATCATGTTTAGTTATGGAGTTCTGTTCAGGTGGTGATTTACATGTCCTCCGTCAGAAGCAGCCAGGTCGATATTTTTCCGAGCCGGCAGCAAG GTTTTATGTTGCTGAGGTCCTCCTTGCTCTGGAGTATTTGCATATGCTAGGAGTTGTATACCGTGATTTGAAACCAGAAAACATTCTGGTTCGGGAAGATGGTCACATCATGCTTACTGATTTTGACCTCTCACTCAGATGTTCTGTTAATCCCACTCTTCTACAGTCATCCTCATTGGGAGTAGAAGCCCCGCGGATCTCTGGTCCATGCGCAGGATCCAACTGCATTGATCCATTTTGTGCCGGACCATCATGTCAAGTTTCTTGCTTTAGCCCCAGAGTTTTACCTGGCACTGCTAGAGCAAGAAAGCTAAAAGCTGAAGCTGCTGCATCTCTTAATAGATCATTGCCTCAGCTTGTAGTAGAGCCAACGGAAGCTCGGTCCAACTCGTTTGTTGGTACACATGAATACTTGGCTCCTGAGATCATCAAAGGTGAGGGCCATGGGAGTGCTGTTGACTGGTGGACACTAGGCGTTTTCCTTTACGAGCTTCTATATGGTAAGACACCCTTTAAAGGTGCTGGAAATGAAGAAACTTTGGCCAACGTCGTCTTGCAGAACCTCAGATTTCCCGACAGCCAGATCGTTAGTTTTCAAGCAAGGGATCTCATCAGAGGACTGTTAGTAAAGGAGCCCGAGAATCGATTGGGTACAGAAACAGGTGCTGCTGAGATTAAGAGACACCCTTTCTTTGATGGCCTGAATTGGGCATTGATACGCTGCGCCGTTCCGCCTCAAGTACCTGGAGTAACAAAAGTAGCACTTGAGGAAAAGAGCAAACAGTTTTTGGAGTGTGGTTCAACAGGGGAGCATCTGGAATTTGAGCTATTCTAG